One genomic window of Ornithodoros turicata isolate Travis unplaced genomic scaffold, ASM3712646v1 Chromosome23, whole genome shotgun sequence includes the following:
- the LOC135373331 gene encoding uncharacterized protein LOC135373331 — MSTDKRQLKYSGPQEKVTELITGSSILVPPCEISGIRLGGIATPCEDDGHAAPDVSFHCFPKDTATRDLWVQALVENTTVPASWKPGLSHRICGAHFNVLGKRKYMDKVPWLLKPGTFIQTTHQTCRSVNEEPSLLEVADETTVETSFEGLSSTDVSCSEQESSFSVSHHGYDAAEESKIREELALLSKENQELRKLNSRLLQEKSDAENASAKRLEAYTREVQDLEQKLCAAQVDRQNLQSHIQELQRRLQRHEHSERHLPKPTPSDVLKDSDKLRFYTGFTTHEPFKTFCEFVRAGHEDYKRLSSKAGSNKGRPPLFSLEEQLALVLTRLRVGLLEQDLAYRYSTSVAYISELCSFWVEFLCEYLDKTPIWPSRDIVDEFMPEVFRESYPSTRVILDCTELYIETPSDFRVQSDTYSKYKSHNTAKGLIGIAPNFFVTFVSDLAPGRISDKALVRQSGLYKLLEEGDAVMADRGFLIKEDLADLKVDLNIPPFLNGASQLSLADESTTRAIAKARIHVERVIRQVTLFLTESRMLLCCNRA; from the exons ATGTCGACTGACAAACGACAACTCAAGTACTCCGGCCCCCAGGAAAAG GTCACTGAGCTCATCACTGGGTCAAGCATATTAGTCCCACCTTGCGAGATTTCTGGCATACGCCTGGGAGGGATTGCCACACCTTGTGAAGACGACGGGCACGCGGCTCC GGATGTCTCCTTTCATTGCTTCCCGAAAGACACAGCAACTCGTGACCTCTGGGTTCAGGCACTTGTCGAAAACACAACCGTACCGGCATCCTGGAAGCCAGGGCTAAGCCACAGGATCTGTGGAGCTCATTTCAACGTCCTTGGCAAGAGGAAATACATGGACAAAGTACCATGGTTGTTGAAGCCTGGTACATTCATTCAGACGACACATCAGACAT GTCGTTCTGTTAATGAAGAGCCGTCTCTTCTCGAAGTGGCTGATGAGACAACAGTGGAGACGTCCTTCGAAGGGCTCAGTTCAACTGATGTATCGTGCTCCGAACAAGAGTCTAGCTTCAGTGTGTCACACCATGGATATGATGCAGCAGAAG AATCAAAGATTCGTGAGGAGCTTGCACTACTTTCAAAAGAAAATCAGGAACTCAGGAAACTGAACTCAAGGCTGCTTCAGGAGAAGAGCGATGCTGAGAATGCCAGTGCAAAGCGTCTGGAAGCTTACACCAGGGAAGTTCAAGATTTGGAACAGAAACTTTGTGCTGCACAGGTGGATCGACAAAACTTGCAGTCACATATTCAAGAACTCCAGAGAAGATTGCAGCGACATGAACACAGTGAGCGTCACCTGCCTAAACCAACTCCATCGGACGTTCTAAAGGACAGTGACAAACTTCGTTTCTACACCGGCTTCACGACCCATGAGCCGTTTAAAACGTTTTGTGAATTTGTTCGTGCTGGTCATGAGGACTATAAGAGACTGTCGAGCAAAGCAGGTTCAAATAAGGGAAGACCTCCTTTGTTTAGCTTGGAAGAACAGTTGGCTCTTGTTTTGACGAGACTAAGGGTTGGGCTCCTTGAGCAAGACCTTGCGTACAGGTATTCGACAAGTGTAGCATATATCAGTGAGCTGTGTTCATTTTGGGTAGAATTTTTATGCGAGTACCTTGACAAAACACCGATATGGCCAAGCAGAGACATTGTAGACGAGTTCATGCCTGAAGTGTTCAGGGAGTCTTACCCGTCAACAAGAGTTATCTTGGACTGCACGGAGCTGTACATTGAAACCCCAAGTGACTTTCGTGTTCAAAGTGACACCTATTCCAAGTACAAGTCCCACAACACAGCAAAAGGTCTGATCGGAATTGCTCCTaatttttttgtgacatttgttAGTGACCTAGCGCCTGGAAGGATTTCGGATAAGGCACTGGTTCGGCAAAGTGGGTTGTACAAGCTGCTCGAGGAAGGAGATGCTGTCATGGCAGACAGAGGCTTTCTGATCAAAGAGGACCTTGCTGACCTCAAAGTTGACCTGAACATTCCTCCATTCTTAAATGGTGCCTCTCAGTTGTCTCTTGCAGATGAAAGTACAACTAGGGCTATTGCAAAAGCACGGATTCACGTGGAGCGTGTTATCAGGCAG GTGACCCTCTTCTTGACAGAAAGCAGGATGCTGCTGTGCTGTAATCGTGCTTAA